The Mastomys coucha isolate ucsf_1 unplaced genomic scaffold, UCSF_Mcou_1 pScaffold3, whole genome shotgun sequence DNA window NNNNNNNNNNNNNNNNNNNNNNNNNNNNNNNNNNNNNNNNNNNNNNNNNNNNNNNNNNNNNNNNNNNNNNNNNNNNNNNNNNNNNNNNNNNNNNNNNNNNNNNNNNNNNNNNNNNNNNNNNNNNNNNNNNNNNNNNNNNNNNNNNNNNNNNNNNNNNNNNNNNNNNNNNNNNNNNNNNNNNNNNNNNNNNNNNNNNNNNNNNNNNNNNNNNNNNNNNNNNNNNNNNNNNNNNNNNNNNNNNNNNNNNNNNNNNNNNNNNNNNNNNNNNNNNNNNNNNNNNNNNNNNNNNNNNNNNNNNNNNNNNNNNNNNNNNNNNNNNNNNNNNNNNNNNNNNNNNNNNNNNNNNNNNNNNNNNNNNNNNNNNNNNNNNNNNNNNNNNNNNNNNNNNNNNNNNNNNNNNNNNNNNNNNNNNNNNNNNNNNNNNNNNNNNNNNNNNNNNNNNNNNNNNNNNNNNNNNNNNNNNNNNNNNNNNNNNNNNNNNNNNNNNNNNNNNNNNNNNNNNNNNNNNNNNNNNNNNNNNNNNNNNNNNNNNNNNNNNNNNNNNNNNNNNNNNNNNNNNNNNNNNNNNNNNNNNNNNNNNNNNNNNNNNNNNNNNNNNNNNNNNNNNNNNNNNNNNNNNNNNNNNNNNNNNNNNNNNNNNNNNNNNNNNNNNNNNNNNNNNNNNNNNNNNNNNNNNNNNNNNNNNNNNNNNNNNNNNNNNNNNNNNNNNNNNNNNNNNNNNNNNNNNNNNNNNNNNNNNNNNNNNNNNNNNNNNNNNNNNNNNNNNNNNNNNNNNNNNNNNNNNNNNNNNNNNNNNNNNNNNNNNNNaaccccctctgtcactcggaagctgagaggatcgtgtccctgctgccctgcgtctcccctgggagtccAAAAGTATCTCTTGAAACAATAACATAAAAACCTCATGAGAAATATAgatcattaataaaatatatgttacctgaaaaacaaaataaaacaaaacaaaacaaaaaccataatcCTCATCATAAACAATTGGGAAATATAACTGACTTCATTCTAATAATTGCATCACTCATATTATTTAGTATTTGTAAGTTTTAATCCAAGTGTAAATCACTTAGGAAATAGAAACACTGCTTTATGAGTGTGGAACAGAGCTCACTGCAATATCCACATGTCTAGTATTATGCAGTTCATTTAGTTTAATAGGCATCACACCAGTGAATGGGGCTTCTTTATTCAagtatttttgtctttataaagTGGAAGCCTGGTCAGACTGGGATGGGATCTTGAGGTTGTAAGAACAGTAAAACAGAGAGTCTTGACACTGAGAGAAtttggagctggagggatggctcagttgtAGAGTGTTCATTATTTACAGTGTCCATAcagcataaggacctgaatttgaatacACAAAACTCACAAACAAAAGCCAACATGGCAGTACATGCCTGTACTCTTAGCACTGTGGGTAGAATAGTAGAGACAAGAGAATTCttgggctcactggctagccagcccaTCCAAATTAGGAGgttccaggttcactgagagttATAGAACCTAGAGATGAGGTAGAGAGCAATTGACGATCATATTAATGGGATCTCtcattgcacacacatgtgcacacataaaaagttgaatgtgtatacacatacatgcacagacacacacatacaagatagatagatagatggatagatagatagatagatagatagatagatagatagacaaggAGAATATAATTAATAGCAAACCCTctttatttaataatttgaaGAGTGGGATTTGTGTGTTGTCTGGAAATAACAACAAGCTGGCAGAGTAACAAGAAGGTAATACAATTTGACAACTCAGTAGTTGCTTTTAGTTCAGACTTCTAGAGTCTAACACTGGGCATTGCTTTAGACATGCTTAAGTACAatacaatttttgaaaaaaatgtgggtttttttttgtgacagttaTCTCAATCCTATGTTCACAACAAAGCTCAAAGCATGACTATATCACAACAATGTACATGTTACTTCTTCCATAAAAGTGGGTTCTATAGattgactgaaaaaaaatgctCAAGACAAGGATGGAAGGAGAATGACTTAAATCAGCATAAGAGTCTGGGGGAGTCAGGTGTGGCTTACTCTACAGAGAGTACAGGTCACAAGGCTGTTAACCTCATCCATTCTAGCCTTTtgggcaaaaaaacaaaaacaaaaacaaaaaaccaaaaaaacaagttatacatcttttattattactattattgctttctttatttacatgtcatatcatatctcctttcccagtttcccctctgaataaaataaaaaaataaaaaacaaaaacaaacaaaaaaaccatgttccctccctcctcccccttgctcaccaacccatcctctttcactttctggccctgtcattcccctatactagggcataaacccttcacagggtcaagagcctctccacccattgattactgactaggccatactctgctacatatgcagctggagtcattagtcccaccatgtgtactctttggttggtggtttagtccctgggagctctgagggtactagttagttcatattgttgttcatcctaagggactgcaaacccttcagctccttgagtcctttctgtagctccttcattggggaccctgtactcagtccaatggatggctgtgagcctctacttggtactgtcagagcctctcaggagacagctatatcaggctcctatcagccagcacttgccagcatccacaatagtgtcttttTTGTTGAAGAGACAACCCTGTTTGTTTACTATTTCTGCTTTTCCTAGTACTTATCTATGAGCACAAGGACCTCATGCCCTCTACAAACTTGAATCACAACCCTTTCCTTTTACATTTCCCAATCAGATATGGAGGTAAATGATCAAAATATCCCTTTAATTCCAATTTTAGGGGAAACCAATAGAGAACATTTACCTTTCCCTTATCACATGCACATTTAGGACATCTATCAATGAGGAAATCAAGAGACTGGAGAGCAAAGTGAATAATAAATGGATGATGATGACAGTGTCCACACTTCTTACACAGAAACACCTGTGCTAGGCTAATTCTATTCACATTCACTCATTGCTCATCTATCAAACATTGCTTAGTAGATCCTATGTACTAGATAGACTTACAAGCTTAGGGCTTGatacaaaaagagaagagaagagaagagaagagaagagaagagaagagaagagaagagaagagaagagaagagaagagaagaaccaGATGAACTAATAACCATTGGTCTAGTTGACATAATAATTATAACTAATATTTAACTTCTCCCCCATACAATTTTGCTTCCACAATGCACTAAAGACTATGTATGCCACTAGGAATACACCAGGGAACAGACAGTGGAAATTGAGATAATTACTTTATTTGTGTTGCCTTGTTCATCACCCAACATCTGCTTTGTGAAAGTGTGTCCATATCATCTCCATCTAACTCAGCAAAAGCAAGTTGCTTAAAGGTGCACAGGCAAACACAGCTTAGATGTTATACAAGTGAGGGGTGGATGGTGGGCAAATTAAGTGTTAGGAGGTGAGGTCAGTGTAATCACATGCAGAGTCACAGAAGAATACTGTAAACTGAGGGTCTTCCTAggaggaatattttatttttcctgagcaTAAAATTTGATGGTGATAAAAATGGGGAAGATAGATTATTCCATGAGGAGTTGGATGATCTGTGTGGGGGAATGCTTTGAGGAAGACAAAACTAAGTCATCCAATCATTTTCAAGGTGTTCTATGGCTTCCCTCAAGATATGGTAAAGAACCTTAAATGAGGGTTATTCATGGATGGAGAAACTGGGTGATATTGGGGATGCAGTCACTAAATAAACAGGAGTTCAAAGACCCTGTGCAGCTGGATATAGTGGCATGCACTTGTAGTCCCAGCATTGAAGGTAGAAGCAGAAATAAGAAATTCAAGTTCTTCCTTGGCTACCTTAGAAGTTCAAAGATAGCCTAAGTTGCATAAGACTTAGTTTCAAAGgacagagatgagaaaaaaaccaaactaacaaaatgaTTCAATTCATATTCAGAATTAAGATGCAGAATGTCTCCTTGGGATGTAGTCAAGGTGGCAGATAGAGGAGGCAGAGTGACAGCAATCCCACAGGTAGACTCTGGAAACACAGGAGACTCTAGAGTTTTGAATTCAAGTCTGGAAAGTGCATGCCTGGTGGAGACACAACAGCTGACATATGGCATTCAGTAACCCTACTTATAGAATCTATGAACGGCAGAATAGTTCTTGAAAGAAGgggattttaaaaatgtgaacagGAAAGGCTTATCTCTCCCAAACAAGAAGATATAATGTCTTAGAAAAGTGTGGCAcagaatatttaataattaattgacAGTATTgaggatagcaaaaacaaaaacaacagagcaaaacaaaacaaacaccaagaaATATTTGAACTGAGTATGCtgatttctttagaaaattaagtTATTACAGACTTAAAAGAATGATAGAGTGGTTAAATAAACCAGGTTATAGAAGCTTGATATGGAAATGGCAGAAAATAAAGTCTTCATGTGAAGTAGTTTCTTTTTAAGGGAACCTTTATCTGAAGGAAAGATGAAAGATTACACCAGTCAAAAAAGGAGATTCTCCATGATCATGGAGGCTGGGGTTTTAAGGACATTAGGGCAGGAATGAGCAAAGACAGAGAGTGAAGCTGTAGGTATAGGGCAAAGAAACTAGGATAGATTCTCAAAGTAACTTATGAAAGTGCTGTTGGCTCTGTGATACTTGTTTTTATGCAAGGTCTCTTAGTCTAAcctgggcttgaactcatgaccctcctgcctcagccttccatgtactgggattacagatatgagctAACACAGATAAAGAGCCATCAATCTCTATCTGAAAAGAACTCTTTATGggataataagaaagaaaataggtaGGGAAACTAGTAATGTTGAAGACAAAGACTGGACAAGTTGGGTAAAATTATAACCTCTGAGAGGTTAGGAAATTGAGAATAATTACCATAGAATTCCCATGACTGATGATTTCTAGACATGTTAAAATTATTCCTCTTTTTATTGGCTTTATAAGTCAACTAATGTATTGAATTATGATagttctatatgtgtgtgtgtgaagtatgaAGATATGAAACTTTCATAGAatatatatcatcatcatcatactttactcatatatacatgcaaatatgcaACTGTCataattcaattatatatatacatatgtatatatatatatatatatatatatatatatatatatatatagtcatactTCACTCATGCTCACCATCTGCTATACACACCTTTCCCATGCATCCAGCTTCTATTTGAGACCTGAGCAAATGGATAAGAGCAGAAGAAACATAAGAGGTAGAGATGCCATACTACTGAGCTTCCTGTGACAGGATGCTTTCAAAAGGCCATTATGATGAGATTTGATTTCCATTCTTTAAGTAGGCTCAGCATTGTGGATTAGGAGTGAGGCTTGGAATGTGACTTGGTTCTGTGACTGAACTCTTATGAAATTGTTTAAGAATTGTGGATGCTATTAGATATTCTTGTACATCCAAGAACTCACTACCCAACAAGTGCCTCAGGTTCATTagctaactttttaaaatgaaggtaTTTACAAATAAGCCAAAGTCATAGTCTTCTATATTTATTGAGTCTTTCCAGTAATTTAGTAACAACTATGTCTGCTTTTCACAATTAACTCACTGACTTATGCAAAATTATGAATAGGTGGTTGTTTTGTCAGCAGATTTCCAAGTCGGTTCACATCTAGCCCAAAGCTGGAGGCTTGCTcctttttccagttttgttcagtATTGGACGCCAGCACATTAGGATGGTGACATTCACATTCAGGATGACTCTCCCCATGTTGCTTAATCTAGAACtgccctaacacacacacacacacacacacacacacacacacacacacacattcacacatgcacaggtgACTCCCTAACTCACTAGTGGCATTTCTTAAGCTAACCAAGAGGATTACAGGTGACTCCCTAACTCACTAGTGGCATTTCTTAAGCTAACCAAGAGGACTACTAAGATTAACCACCACTGTTGCTATAATTTACCTTTGTACAGAGCCCAAATATATggtccctttctttcccctccccctttctctctttctgtctccctcagcGATTTATGATCAATGAGCTCTTCAAACAAGTCACACATGTAACTGCttgatagaaacagaaaacagatgtgTGACCTTCCAGGTGGTTTTTCCGGTCAAAGATGGCAATGGAAGCCTCTGTTTAAGGTTGTGCAACTAAAAGGTGCTGACTTTCTTTTACCCTGGGTTGTTGTATTAGGAGTATGTGGTGCTTAGTCTTTATTTTCAACTTGACTGCGTTTGGCTTGCCTCTGAGGGTATTTCCAGACCATTAACTGAGAAGAGAGGACCTACTTTTAGTGTGAGAGCATCACCATATGGGCTAGGGCCTCAgccaaaatataacaagaaagGGAACAGTGTGTGATTTTCTTGGGGAGACATGTAACCTACAACAGACCAAACTACTTTACCCTAGTCTATCTTAGTGAACTCTGGCAGTTGTATCTTGAAGAAGTTTAGTTAGCCTTGACAAGCATTAAGGAAAGCTGTGTCCCTGCAGGCAAATCCAGCTTGCAAGATATTATTTGTGTTTGAATTCAGGGAATTTGGTGTAGGGAATTATGACCTTTTCATAAGGGCTGTAGATTGTGTATATTGTGGGGCCACAGAGAAAGTTCTGAATCCCTGCAGTAGAGAAGGATGTGCAATAAAgtgaatttttgttcttttggtccATCAGCAAAGAATTTTCCTTTAAGGAAAAGATAAAGTTTAAAACGGTTGCCTGTCAGGACACATTTCTGTCTTTGATTTGAAGGTGACAAAATACAATTAACAGGGCCCAGCGTGCTTAGCCTCCCGTGGCAGTTAGGTTTTAATAGGGTAATTAGGCCTTTGGTGCTACACTTAGCAGGAATACCAGTGGGTGTTTGAGCTTAGCTTAGAGATCCTGGAACTCAAGACCAAAGATAAAAGATGTCTTCACGAGAAAGACATCCTGGtaggaaaaggaaacaagaggCACTGTGGTCTATTTACCAAGTTCAGTTTGGTGGGAGGCTGGGATTGAAGGTGAGTTAAAGGCAGGGAGGTTGTGACTAGCACTAGCCTTGACTTGTTCTGGATCCTGGAGGAAAGACTAAATTATGAGATGGTACATATCTGGCTTCTCTTGCCAGGGAACCCAAATGGCCTTTTGAGTTTCCGTTACTAAGCCCCGGAATGGTTTCTTTCTAGCAAGCCAGGCcagactaaagagaaaaaaagttgtCGTTTTCGTGTTCAGGCACACTTATATTGGCTTACACATACATTTCGTGCTTAGCTTCAAGACACTTCTCACTCTTCCATTGGCAGAAGCAGCCTGAGTTTTCTTGGGCGCCAGGAACCGCCCAAGCACAAGCAGAGCAGGGactcccccatttctctctctcctggctcCGCCCAAGAGGGAGCCAGCAGAACTCAGCTGtgtggagagggggtgggagggcaaCCAAACAGCTAGGTTTCCCCGCAAGGAACTGGCTCCATACAGAACGGGTGAGGGAGAGGAGCATCGCGGATCAGCAGCGGTAACCGAAAGAAAAAGGGACTCACAGCCAGAGGCTTAGAAGGTGGCCACCCACCCGGAATCCCCGGCCCTCCCGCTCCAGCGTGTGTGGGCGGATCTGGACTCTCAACACAAAGGGAATCCTCGGCAGCAGGAAGTGCATCACGAATAAAGGGGACCAGGGGCGGGGACAAGAagcctcctcctttccctctccaccCCGCCCTCCcggaacccaggaccacagcgAGGAAACCCCTAGAGTACCCAGGATCCCCTGGGATTTGAGCCAAGAGCCTCCACCAGATGTTTTGGGGCTGCTTGCACCTGCTGCCACGCCCGGATCCTGGAGGAGGGGACCCAGCGGTTGCTGCAGCACCGCAGACACCTGTTGGcgtttccctccttcctttccggGTGCAGCAGCACCTGGGCTTCTGTTTGTTCTCTCCTGTGCTCTTAACTTTCCGTTTCCCCCTTGCTAGGGCTTCAGGAGAACCAGGGCTCCGCACGTCCCTTTGCCCTCTCGCAGGGATGCACCCTAGGTTTGGGTGGTTTCCTTTCACAGAATGTAGGTGGAGAGGGAGTCCCCTCCTGAGCCCtagggaaagggacagagagaccgCTTTTAGTTTTTCTGAAATACCTGCAGTTCCTGGCGCCCGGCCAGTCCAGGGGCTGAGGGTGGGGTTGGGAAACCCTTACCACGGGGGAGAGGGGATCACATTGAAACTGTTTTTACacgaagaaaacaacaaaacaaaacaaaacaaaaactctcttGTTACTTCCATGTattttataaatcaataaaaatagcaAACTTTTCTAGAAACGCTCTATGCATGTTTCATGGGAGAGTGGGAAACCATTATCCATTTAAGAGGGTTTCCCCCCTTTTAGTTTTGGTGGTTGGGGGACAGCAATATGAATTTGGCAAGCGAGTGTGCCTGAATTTCTTTTCAGAGCTAAGAAAAAAGAGTTTATAAAACCTTATACCTGAAGAGACCCTGGAAGCGGAGTGGCAGGCACTCAGCTGACTTGGAGCTGGGGATGGCAGGTGCACCGGAAGGGGGACACCTCCCTCTGGAGCCCCAGGCTGCCTTTGCTACCTAGGACACCACAGTGGGGTACCTCCCCCTCCCAAGTTCTAGGCGGAGGCGGGTTACCTGCGGCgacctgtctcctcctctccacGACACCACACCCACGGGACTCCGGTCTCCCGGGAGAGGGACAGAGCTGGAACAAAGGGGTCTTTGTTCCCGGCTCCTGGGGGGCGGGAGTTGCTCTGGCTCGCTTTTCTCTGTTCCTCAGCGTCCCTGGGGGTACTCGAGGCTTTGCGCCGCAGTCTCCCCAGATGGAGCGCCGTCCTCCACGACCTTAGAGAGCGGGTCAGGGCGCGGCGCCCCGGGCCACCGTGGGCTCTCGAAGGCTCTACGGAGAGACCCAGGGGGTGTCGgtgcagaaggaggagggaaaggaggaggaagcctGAAACGAGGCGGGTTCAGAGCTCTAATCGCGGCTGCTCTGGTCACGGTGCAGCGGCTGGGGAATAGCTCCTTCTGCTGCCCCCCCTTCTTTGCCCGGCCCCATCCTCTGCACGCCTGGCCCCCCGCCCCTGCCGTCATCACGCTCCTGGTGGCTTCTTCCAGCTTGGCACTTTCCAACAGAGCCATTCTTGTGGACAAACTTTGATGGAGAATTTCACACAGCGCTGGAAAAATGCCGGTTATGAAAGGATTACTGGCGCCACAGAACACCTTCCTGGACACTATTGCCACCCGTTTCGACGGAACACGTAAGTAGGGCTTGCCGGAGTTGCCTGTTTCCCTAGGATGGTTTTCTCTTCGACTttagctctctctcctcttgtttCCATCCGCGCAATAATTTGCCTTCTTATCAGGGTCTACAGGGTATCTTTTAgtggagaaaggaaacaaaataaaacaagatcccctccaacacacacacacacacacacacacacacacacacacacacacacaatcataaaagCACTTGGTATTGGTTTAGTTGGATCACTTGATTGCCTAGATCTGGAACACAGGAGCGCAGGTCTGAAAATGATCGACAATTCGCGGTGGGACCTGTACTGTGCAGTACCTTATGTAGCTTGGTGCAGGGCGAGGTGCTGTGCACTTTATTTTTCTAGAGTTCTGACACTGCCCGCGTTAGAGTTCGGAGGTTTTCCAGACTCCTATGATTTTTCATTCGAGTTTAAGAAATCCTGAATAGACTCATGCAGGCCAGGTGTGAGAGCTGTCCATAGACTTTTCTGAGTGTTGGAAGTCACTCAGAATATCGCCTCTTAAGGCTGCAATTACCTTAACACTCGAGGAAAGACGATTGAGGAAGGAGTTGAACACTGTGAAGACTGACTCGACCACAGGAAAAGTTTCAGAGTCTCTTGAAGTGAAATAGTATAGAATATCTGActtcttgaaaaaagaaaaaatctgagTGCAGATACAGTGTTTTGTGCATTTTTGGAAATAGCCCGGGATCTTTCAGGACCACGGTCAGATCCTCTCTTCCAGGCTTCTTGTTCTGGAGCCTGCGGATCTTGTAATTGGTTATAGCTCTGTCCTTAAGAAATGTTGGCAGTAGGTCCCACCAGGATACCCACATCTTCAATATAGAAAGTTTCTGTGTGCTCTTGTCCCTTTTCCTGTCTGTTTCATAAGACTCATATAGACTCATTCATTCTAAAAGCTTTCTCAGCAGTTCAGGAGGTCTCTATTTTATACTGTGACCGTGCATCTCTTGGAGCCTGTATGAGATTTAACATCTTCCACTTCCACACAGACTGTCTGGATGCACAGACTCCTCTGAAAGGATGGGATACGAGGTTTTAATCTTTTGGAAGAGTTGGGCAAGTTTTACTTCCCAGAAAGGTGAAGtactctttgatttttgtttgggttttgttttttaatccaacCAGCCTCGTCAAGGCTAGTTGTGGCTATTtgctcacttttttctttttcttttttcttttcttttttttttttttttttttgtagctgttcttttaaaatactctttAGAGGTACCTAGTCTTTACCTTTTCGTATTGTGTTTTATTAGAtgataataagaaaaattattctgGCACTAGTTCAAGTACTGTCCACTGACACACCTTCATAATCAACACTACTGATTCTAACTGCTCTAAAGGTGATAAACTGCTAAAATTAACATCACTGTTTCTAGCTGCTATAACTGGGATCTGTGAAGAGCAGTTCTGAACAGATGATGGCTCTTAAAGTTGAACATTCCAAACCAAGATCATCTAAACATTGGTTCTGAGTATATGTCTTGAAGGTGAGGGATTAGAAAATACTGATTGGCAAATGTCATTGTCATTTAAAGTTGAGTGGATGACAGTGTGCAGCGAATCATCCCAACAGAACCCTGGGAACCACCTCAGAGTGACATTTGGATTTCAGTTGCTAATCAAATAGGCTGTAGTATGAGAATTCGGCCCTTTTCTGACTCTCATGATAAGCAGAAGTGTACGTGTAGAGaaatggaggtgtgtgtgtgtgtgtgtgtgtgtgtgtgtgtgtgaatcactCTATTCTACACATTCTTGTTAAAGAATAGAAgcttagaaaaatttaaatccttACTTTAGAAGCTCATCATATACcaaaattatctatctatctatctatctgattttatatatatatatatatatatatatatttggtgaCCATACCTGATCTGTGCTCCCATAGTCTTGAGGATTTCTGGAGAGATTCAGGGTGCATGAAACCACAGTATTTCCAAGTAAGGAGTAACATAAACATTGACAGTGGCAAGATTTTGTTTACAATGTTTAATGACTATTTCTTCTCTCAAGAAACTCTGTTACAAAAAGATTGCtagtttcttatttaattttttaattaaactgcAGAATAACTTAAATAATCTGAAACTTAAGTAAATTCTCAGTCATAGAATTTGCTAAATGTAGAATTGTGGAAATATCACTCTTCCAGTTAAAGGTTTAGTTGAACTTATTATGTCGTTTTCTTGTTGATACAATTTTATTAACTAGTACTAGCCTTCCTTGAAACTTTTCCAATaaacattctattttctcttgataCATTCATAAAAGTAATTTACTTTCTTTCAAAAGACAAAGCTATATGCAAGTTTTAAAGTATCAAAATTTTAATTGCCACCTCTGCAATTAAAAAATGTACTGAaaattttatattgttgtttgatTCTGTGTACACTGTTGACTctcttcatttctacttcatttctGGGGTATGTTTTATGGGCATTCTCATATAGGTTTTACTCTTTTTGttaattggatactttatttatttatatttcaaatattatcccctttccaggtttcccctccacaataCCCCAATCCCATTCCCCTTTTCCCCACTTCTATGAGAAggctctacccacccacccacccacccacccactcacccactcccacctcactgccctggcatttccctacacaagggcatccagccttcagaggaccaagggcctttcctcacATTGATGcaagataaggccatcctctgttatatatgcagctggagccattggtccctccagGTCTACTCTTTGGTcagtagtttagtccctgggaactctggggagaGTGGTTTTATTCCTATTTTgaacaattgtaataaaaataaaagagaaaaaagtcctGCCAAACTTTCCCTTTCTAACCTAAACAACacacagatatttttattatttacctcTACTGATTTACTACCAAGATTAAAAACATTGGAAAAACTCAGGGCATCAGATAACGGTCTCCCCagtggaaaaataataaatgtgctCCATCCAGACATCTCCAGCATAATCCTATACATTTACAGTATGCCAGGACA harbors:
- the LOC116074485 gene encoding uncharacterized protein LOC116074485, which translates into the protein MALLESAKLEEATRSVMTAGAGGQACRGWGRAKKGGQQKELFPSRCTVTRAAAIRALNPPRFRLPPPFPPPSAPTPPGSLRRGGRRSIWGDCGAKPRVPPGTLRNREKRARATPAPQEPGTKTPLFQLCPSPGRPESRGCGVVERRRQVAAGLRRGLPLHLHSVKGNHPNLGCIPARGQRDVRSPGSPEALARGKRKVKSTGENKQKPRCCCTRKGRRETPTGVCGAAATAGSPPPGSGRGSRCKQPQNIWWRLLAQIPGDPGYSRGFLAVVLGSGRAGWRGKGGGFLSPPLVPFIRDALPAAEDSLCVESPDPPTHAGAGGPGIPGGWPPSKPLAVSPFFFRLPLLIRDAPLPHPFCMEPVPCGET